Proteins encoded by one window of Candidatus Nomurabacteria bacterium:
- a CDS encoding bifunctional (p)ppGpp synthetase/guanosine-3',5'-bis(diphosphate) 3'-pyrophosphohydrolase: MTTLIEKAKQFAKEAHKNHTESDAFKTPYYFHLQRVASLVQLSGGSEEEIAAAWLHDTVEDTGVTIEDIEREFGKHIATMVNGLTDSPEWKNLPVGERKAIQAEKISKESESVRRIKIADQISGGELDAKNTLMSKEERLERFEGVKKVANACRGVSKELDDLFASVSEEITWFLANS; the protein is encoded by the coding sequence ATGACTACACTTATCGAAAAAGCAAAGCAGTTTGCCAAAGAAGCTCACAAAAATCACACCGAAAGTGATGCATTCAAAACACCATATTATTTTCATCTTCAAAGAGTTGCTAGTCTAGTACAGTTATCAGGAGGCAGTGAAGAAGAGATTGCTGCAGCCTGGCTGCATGACACTGTGGAAGATACTGGTGTAACGATAGAAGATATCGAGAGAGAATTTGGTAAACATATTGCAACCATGGTGAATGGTTTAACTGATTCTCCTGAATGGAAAAATCTTCCTGTGGGTGAAAGAAAAGCAATACAGGCAGAAAAAATTTCTAAAGAAAGTGAGTCGGTACGACGGATAAAGATTGCGGATCAAATTTCTGGAGGTGAATTAGATGCCAAGAATACACTAATGAGTAAGGAGGAAAGGCTGGAAAGATTTGAAGGTGTAAAAAAAGTTGCGAATGCGTGTAGAGGTGTAAGTAAAGAACTTGATGATTTGTTTGCCAGTGTCAGTGAAGAGATAACTTGGTTTCTAGCGAATAGTTAA
- a CDS encoding VOC family protein, translating to MQPAFIDHMSLIVRDISRTAEFYSKFLPKPIIHDEHMVVYKVGETRLFFKLSPKDVSDREYDKDSIGMNHIGFGVKTIDELKQFQKLLSEVDIEHSEIKLGKFGNEYIWLDDPDGIRIEIYRN from the coding sequence ATGCAACCAGCATTTATTGATCACATGTCTTTAATAGTTAGAGATATAAGTAGGACTGCAGAGTTTTACTCAAAATTCCTGCCTAAACCGATTATTCATGATGAACACATGGTCGTGTATAAGGTTGGAGAGACCAGATTGTTTTTCAAGCTAAGTCCAAAAGATGTTTCGGATAGAGAGTACGATAAGGATAGTATTGGCATGAACCATATTGGCTTTGGTGTAAAAACAATAGATGAACTAAAACAATTTCAAAAACTTCTTTCTGAAGTTGATATAGAACACAGTGAAATAAAACTAGGCAAATTTGGTAATGAATACATCTGGCTTGATGACCCAGATGGAATACGAATTGAGATCTATCGAAATTAA
- a CDS encoding cyclase family protein has product MKYIDLTHTLSSPIPSWDGDCCFTAPIVYDYKDSKEPNLFRIHRIEAKAGCGTHMDAPAHCIPGGKTIDTLDLDTLLVDCIVIDISESAHEKYVAGLDCIETFEREHGKVPVGSFVIFYTGWDKYWDDKEKYRNNLNFPSISEDVAKFLIERNVSGVGIDTLSPDAVGNDFPVHRVMLGAGKYIVENVANAGMLPATGAKISVMPIKIKDGTEAPIRLVAQIQ; this is encoded by the coding sequence ATGAAATACATCGATTTAACTCATACACTTTCATCACCTATCCCAAGCTGGGATGGAGATTGTTGCTTTACTGCTCCTATTGTTTACGATTATAAGGATTCAAAAGAACCCAATCTATTCCGTATCCATAGAATCGAGGCAAAAGCTGGTTGTGGTACGCATATGGACGCTCCTGCACACTGTATTCCTGGTGGGAAGACTATCGATACCCTCGATCTTGATACTCTCTTAGTTGATTGTATTGTTATCGACATCTCTGAATCTGCACATGAAAAGTATGTTGCTGGTTTAGATTGTATTGAAACTTTTGAGAGGGAACACGGCAAAGTGCCAGTAGGAAGCTTCGTGATTTTCTATACTGGTTGGGACAAGTATTGGGATGATAAAGAAAAATATCGCAACAATCTAAACTTCCCAAGTATTAGTGAAGATGTTGCCAAGTTTCTTATTGAGAGAAATGTTTCTGGTGTTGGTATTGATACCTTGTCACCAGATGCAGTCGGTAATGATTTTCCAGTACACCGCGTAATGCTTGGGGCAGGAAAGTACATTGTTGAAAATGTTGCAAATGCAGGGATGTTGCCTGCAACTGGTGCAAAAATTTCTGTCATGCCAATAAAGATAAAAGATGGCACAGAAGCACCAATACGACTTGTCGCTCAGATTCAGTAA